GCCGTCACGCGCACGTTGTCCGCCAGCGTGCGCAGCGCGCCGTCCGACGCCGCGTCCAGCAACGTGCTCCGCGACGGGTCTTTGTGACTCTGGCAGCGTTATATAGAAAGTAAGGTTGACTGTTTCCTTGAGAGAAAATTTaaagctcattccaccacgctgctgcagtgaaattagacacatggaggtttcctcccgatgttttcctacaccatATATATTAGAGTGGATTACTAAAGTAATAATGTGATCACACCTGCAGAGAGCTGAGGGTAAACGCAGTCATTCTCCTTATACTGAATCTTTCGTGATGCCATGCGAGCAGCTCATCAGCCAAGTTGATCTTCTTGTGGACAAGCGGTACGCCCAGCCTTGCTTTCATGGATTCGGCGGGGGTTCCGGGTTTTGGGGGCTTCGAGACGTGCATTGTGAGCGGTCCAGACGATATAGAGTCTAAGCACATAGCGAATGATATATCCTGTTGGaagaaattatgtatttatttattttcttatgtcaatgaaattgataaaaaatatttataaacttttttttttaaatattgttttattacaatagatTTGAGgacattgtatataattaactcTAAACAactgctcatagacattggcgctgtaagaaatattaaccgtttttTAGGCGTTACAAATTTCACAAACTatgatgttacgtcccttgtgtctgCAGTTGAGCCCAtgtgactcactcacccttcaaactggaacacaacattaACTAAGTATTGAATTTTTGCAGTAAAATACATAATGAGcgggtggttcctacccaggtGGGCTTGCACAGGACCCGACCATCACTTTCAATaaccaagtaaattaaaattaaagtagtgTAATGATTTACAAAGTTTATGATGAcaacattgtttattatatacctttaacttaataaaaacttaatggtcatattattattagtaaaataagtggtgggttaattatttaatcccatcgaattatatagataataaataaaaatttatatataagtgatCAATAGCTCACCTGCAGCAAAGATCCATCAGATGAATCCAACTGTTCCTCCAACCACTTTTTAGTAGCAAAGTAGTTCAACGAATGACCGGTTGACATAAGAACGAAGACTAGAGACGGTCCACCTCGGACAGCAACGGATGAGTAGAGCCGTGAAAAGATACGAGCCAGTTCCAATACTGCGACTGCACCAGATGCATTCGAGTCAGCACCGTTTGAAAGTtcctgtataaaattatttatatatttaatataaaaaatccagTGCTCATTGTATTGtatcaaatacaataattttatgccTCACCGGTATGATACTTGAAGATTCGTAATGAGCAGCAATTACAATAGTCTGAGGTGTGCTCGATCTGCCAACCAGCTTTCCGTGAATAGTCACAGGCTTAGAGTCAATTTTATGAGGATTTGGTGCTGATaccactataaaaaaaatccacattttaataatcaaaatagtacaattatatatattacttttgatATTTATTCGGGTGAAGATAGCAATGATCTTTCAATAGCAGTGTGTTGGCAATATATAACTAATGCGTATTATAATGACTATATTAATCACACTCACAATGTTGCTAatccattacatttttttaataatttttggcttattatttattaataatttaaaatagatactCAATTCTTACCAATCTGATAGCCATTAGACGAAACTGTATTAAACATGGCTTCAAGAGCTGTTCCCGATTTATCATCAGTGATGAAGCTGTGCTGTAAATCTTTGATGATATCCTCAAAGTCTAGAGTCCACTCAGCAAAGTACACAGGAATACTAATTTCTTGCTGCATCATCACCATTTCCAATAGTTTAATAtgctgaataaaaaaaaaaacaacaatagttATCTGatgatttgaatttttaatttggtatataataataaaaaaattagtagtAAATTTGTAATACTcagaaattcaaatattttagtacTAGTTCCCGCCCGCAACTTTAACTGTATGGTGAAGGCAGTAGGGGTTTTCAACATCAATGCAAAATCTCATGATGATTAGTGGAGTAAGTAAGAGATGGgagtgtaacaaataaacaaacaaactcatttcaaattttcacatatataataagGATGGCAATCTCTTAGTTATTTAACTAGGGCAATACcagagaatatttaattaagtgttGAGTTTGAATTATGTAACAACCTTATCAAGCAATATTATACCGACCCTACTTGGGTTggttaaagtataaaaataaaaaatgctgaAAATCTCTGAGAAATTGCTTATCTCACTTACTTTTAATGTCAATTAATTTCATGTAAAAACATAGTATTAAGTTAGCATTAGAAAATCATTTTTACTctcttacttaatattattttaattaaccaaGAGTAATTACAGTGTTTTTTATCCATCATAACATTAGTTTtatgataaaagtaaaataaattgtgtgtACATTATTGAATCCCAtcaatttatatagaatatgtaaAATAGCTATCTTTATTAAATGACTTTCAgattaaaatattcacaaaCCTCTTTCTGCTCATCTGTAAGTATTGTATCATTCTTTGGCAACACTAGTAATAGAGCTCCGGCCTTGTTGCGGATTTCGACAAACTGGTCAATTGTAATATCCTGGATACGGGCAACAACGCAGTGACGGGACATGCTCCATGAGGTCAGAGATCGGCCTTCAAGATTGAAGCTTGCACTTCGGCAtcctattttaaatacaaatgtatacAAATTCCCAAATGATTTTgactatatgtatatttataaatcataatttttttttttataagaactaGTCCAAATTAATCAAaagtataaaaactaaatattttatctatcacTGATTGATTTTTGTACccagtgatatatttttttattcattttataacccatagtaataaaaaaaaataaaaaaaaatacaaaatcgtTTACAAGactaaatctattaaaatagtcTGAAAGGAAATATTTCATGTaatcttaacataaaaaaaatatgtgtcaaTTTACTCATTTGAATGTTAGGTtaattttgacaattttattcAAGTGAATGTTAGGTTCATATGAAggaaatattaagttaaaaaaaacaaatcgtgAATTACAATGGCTATAATGGGAACAGGATATGTAGTTTCTatatatgttttagttttatttcagtaatttgtagaaaatacaattaatgttAGGATTATTCGAATACTGTACTGACTTTACAATTAAGGTTTTAAGATCAACGATATGTACTAAAGCTATCATTAAGCAAACATCCCAATATGAAAGCAGATTTATTACACTAGATAagatattgtgttttttttattctaaatcgAAATGTTATAACCTCAAAATATATCGATTTccgatattataaatgagat
This genomic stretch from Nymphalis io chromosome 17, ilAglIoxx1.1, whole genome shotgun sequence harbors:
- the LOC126774978 gene encoding nicalin-1; this encodes MWLDQADGFAEIFKGYIPYYLLVVFPIFIIISPANPVAASHEFSVYRMQQYDLHTVPHGCRSASFNLEGRSLTSWSMSRHCVVARIQDITIDQFVEIRNKAGALLLVLPKNDTILTDEQKEHIKLLEMVMMQQEISIPVYFAEWTLDFEDIIKDLQHSFITDDKSGTALEAMFNTVSSNGYQIVVSAPNPHKIDSKPVTIHGKLVGRSSTPQTIVIAAHYESSSIIPELSNGADSNASGAVAVLELARIFSRLYSSVAVRGGPSLVFVLMSTGHSLNYFATKKWLEEQLDSSDGSLLQDISFAMCLDSISSGPLTMHVSKPPKPGTPAESMKARLGVPLVHKKINLADELLAWHHERFSIRRMTAFTLSSLQSHKDPSRSTLLDAASDGALRTLADNVRVTARALASHIYNLTGEGGAGDAELYDDALTVDEASIRHWYKYLSSQSRAPQIITTTANGGVSGALERALSRYMSAAASAHVMERREPEYALYAPTRALLYVYSVKPAVFDLILTLAIIAYLTLVYFVMQFFPKFYEEYAKVITGKVKIN